A portion of the Burkholderiales bacterium genome contains these proteins:
- a CDS encoding ABC transporter ATP-binding protein, whose protein sequence is MTSTAPPLLALEGLKVAYGGIQAVKGIDLVVGKGELVCLIGANGAGKTTTLKGVTGLQPVSGGSVRYDGEDVTGRPAFELVRRGLAMVPEGRGVFGALTIEENLAMGAYIRNDKAGIASDIERAFTLFPRLKERRRQTAGTLSGGEQQMLAMARAMMSRPRLLLLDEPSMGLAPLMVQRVFETVMTVSREGVTILLIEQNAKLALEVSHRGYVMESGEITLAGEAKALLHDPKVRAAYLGVGA, encoded by the coding sequence ATGACGAGCACCGCGCCCCCGCTCCTCGCGCTCGAAGGCCTCAAGGTCGCCTACGGCGGCATCCAGGCGGTGAAGGGCATCGACCTCGTCGTCGGCAAGGGCGAACTCGTCTGCCTGATCGGCGCGAACGGCGCCGGCAAGACCACGACGCTGAAGGGCGTCACCGGCCTGCAGCCGGTCAGCGGCGGCAGCGTGCGCTACGACGGCGAGGACGTGACCGGCAGGCCGGCGTTCGAACTCGTCCGCCGCGGGCTCGCGATGGTGCCGGAGGGCCGCGGCGTGTTCGGCGCGCTCACGATCGAGGAGAACCTCGCGATGGGCGCCTACATCCGCAACGACAAGGCCGGCATCGCGAGCGACATCGAGCGCGCGTTCACGCTGTTCCCGCGCCTCAAGGAGCGGCGCCGGCAGACCGCGGGCACGCTGTCGGGCGGCGAGCAGCAGATGCTCGCGATGGCGCGGGCGATGATGTCGCGTCCGCGCCTGCTCCTGCTCGACGAACCGTCGATGGGCCTCGCGCCGCTCATGGTGCAGCGGGTGTTCGAGACCGTCATGACGGTGAGCCGCGAGGGCGTGACCATCCTGCTGATCGAGCAGAACGCGAAGCTCGCGCTCGAGGTGAGCCACCGCGGCTACGTGATGGAATCCGGCGAGATCACGCTCGCCGGCGAGGCGAAGGCCTTGCTGCACGACCCCAAGGTGCGCGCCGCCTACCTCGGCGTCGGCGCGTGA
- a CDS encoding acylphosphatase: protein MIARRIVVHGRVQGVGFRFATVEAARGLRVDGWVRNRRDGTVEAWLQGPEDAVLRAIDWARRGPPTARVARVEVGEVEADPGLAGFRQAPTA, encoded by the coding sequence GTGATCGCGCGCCGCATCGTCGTCCACGGGCGCGTGCAGGGCGTCGGATTCCGCTTCGCGACCGTCGAGGCCGCGCGCGGACTCCGAGTCGACGGCTGGGTACGCAACCGGCGCGACGGCACCGTCGAGGCGTGGCTGCAGGGGCCGGAGGACGCCGTCCTGCGCGCGATCGACTGGGCGCGGCGCGGGCCGCCGACCGCGCGCGTCGCGCGGGTCGAGGTGGGGGAAGTCGAGGCCGACCCCGGCCTCGCGGGGTTCAGGCAGGCGCCGACGGCGTAG
- a CDS encoding NUDIX hydrolase, translated as MSEDPSARDAHLIEVGVDSTRVFDGALLHVRKDTVRLPNGHLATREYIVHPGAVLVAPRLPDRRWIVERQFRYPVGQVIVEFPAGKRDRGEAALDTGKRELEEEAGYRAAHWSRLGVIHPGVGYTDEAIELWFADALTHVGRRLDEDEHLDIVTMTGGELLELAERGAITDGKTLAALFFLARRGELG; from the coding sequence ATGAGCGAAGACCCATCCGCGCGGGACGCGCACCTCATCGAAGTCGGCGTCGACTCGACGCGGGTGTTCGACGGCGCGCTCCTGCACGTGCGCAAGGACACCGTGCGCCTGCCCAACGGCCATCTCGCGACCCGCGAGTACATCGTGCACCCGGGCGCCGTGCTCGTGGCGCCGAGGCTTCCCGACCGGCGCTGGATCGTCGAGCGCCAGTTCCGCTATCCGGTCGGGCAGGTGATCGTCGAGTTCCCGGCGGGCAAGCGCGATCGGGGCGAGGCGGCGCTCGACACCGGCAAGCGCGAACTCGAGGAGGAGGCCGGTTACCGAGCGGCGCACTGGAGCCGCCTCGGCGTCATCCACCCCGGCGTCGGCTACACCGACGAGGCGATCGAGCTGTGGTTCGCCGACGCGCTCACGCACGTCGGCCGCCGGCTCGACGAGGACGAGCACCTCGACATCGTCACGATGACCGGCGGCGAGTTGCTGGAGCTGGCGGAGCGTGGCGCGATCACCGACGGAAAGACGCTCGCCGCGCTGTTCTTCCTCGCGCGGCGCGGCGAACTCGGGTGA